The Phycisphaerae bacterium sequence CAGTCGGACCGCAGTTCGATCCGGTCGGAATTGTCCGTTGGCATGGAAGGTGTAAAGCACAATCCGGGAATTCCGCCCGAACTGGCTTTCCTTCTCAAACTCGAGCACTTGTACGGGTACCACGATCTGTTGTCCCTGACTTGTGATCGTGACCTCGTCGGGGGTTTGTTTGATCAACTTGTGTCCGCCACCCGCGTAGCAGGCTTCAGGGGCATGTGGGACCGCGTCCGGAAGGCCGGTGTAGTACGTCACAAAGAGGGAAAAGATCCGCCCGCTGGCCGGCTGTTCCGGCTTCTCCGGTACCTGAAGGATCCAGTGAACATACTGATCCGTCCCCAACTGGTTGAGGATGTCGGATTGGATCTCGATGGGCTGGAGCAGCTTGTAGGGAGCCAGTCGTTCCTGCTTGAGCAGATTCAAGGGGGTTTTGAGATCGACCCGTTGTTTTACGAATATGAAGCCGCGCACGGCCGCGAGGAGCTGAAAGCCGCCAGCAAATAAGGCAAGCATCGCGACGCAGGCAACGAACCCCCGGTTTCGCAGTGCCTCCCTCAAGATGGCTGTGGGAGAGTGCCACCCACTGGCATCAACTGGCGTTTGGCTTGGTCCAGCCATGATGGAACACCTTTCTGCAGTCTGCCAACTTGCGGATCAACCCGCAACGGGCGGGATCCACGATTCTCAAGACCCTTATAGACGCGAAGGTTACGGCTGGTCAACAAGCCCTCCTTTCGTCTCGTCAAGGTCTTTCGCAGATTCGTATGCGCCCCCAAGCACGTCGCAATGCCAGAGACCAGAACAGGGCACAGAAGGCATTGAGACGGCAATCCGTCTCTAGTCGATGAGGGCATTTGCCTTACGGTGGCGTAAGTATCGGCTGAGATTTGAGCAGCCTTTCCCCCAGTTGGCTAGAGAATCGTTTCCTTCGTGGTCTCGCCAATAGTACGAAGCCGATAAGGACAGTGTTCAGCCTGGCGTTGGGTCGTCCGATAAAGGTGAGTGATGGACCGAGTTTTTCTCCATGATCGCAAGCCTTGTGTGATTGTCGGGGCCGGTGGCCACGGGCGTGTGGTCCTGGACATACTCATCCGGGCCCGGCAGCACAAGGTAATTGGCTTCCTCGACTCGAATCCGGCGATTCACGGTCGGCGAATGGATGGGGTCCCCATTCTGGGGGACATGTCGGCGTTGCCTGATCTCAAGCGTCAGGGGGTGGCGGGGGCAATCGTGGCGATCGGCGATAACGGCGTGCGTCGGGGCTTCGCCGACGAAATCGAGGCGATGGGAATCGATCTGATCAACGCGGTGCACCCGTCGGCCAACCTGGCTCACAACGTCCGGATCGGGCGCAACGTGGTGATTGCCGCCGGGGCTCTGGTTTGCGCCCATTGCCAGATCGGCGACTCGGTCATTCTGAACACCGGCTGCATCGTGGATCACGAGTCGATGATCGGAACCGCCGCCCATATTTGTCCCGGCGCCCGGCTGGCGGGGCGCGTGACGGTCGAGGCGGGGGCTTTTGTGGGCATAGGGGCGACCGTTCTGCAGGGACTTCGAATCGGTTGCGAGGCCATCGTTGGCGGGGGGGCGGTAGTCATTCGTGACGTCGAGCCGATGACCACGGTGGTAGGCGTGCCGGCCCGCAGCATCCGCGAGGTTCCCGGTTACGAGGAGTTCGCGGAAGTGATGACGCCGGCGCCATTGCGAGGTCTCCCGACGACACCCGTTGGGGCCGGACGGCCCTGAAACCTATTCCCTGGTTCCGTCAACTGCAGAAAGATCGCGTTTGACTCGGCTCAAGCGGTCGCGGCGCACGCCGCCGATCCATCAGATGCCGTTTATTCTTGTTTCGCCCAGACAGGTCGTGTTGAACCGGCGTTTGGAGCAACCAGGGAGACCCACGGGCACTCATCACCTCTGGTCGTCGCAGGTCCCGTCAGCGATGACGTTCTCACCCGACAGGCATCGCTGGAAGATAATGCAATCTGCGTTGTCAACAAAGCCATTGCCATCCAGATCGGCATTTCCACAGCCGGTCGGGTAGGCCGCCCCGCC is a genomic window containing:
- a CDS encoding acetyltransferase, whose product is MDRVFLHDRKPCVIVGAGGHGRVVLDILIRARQHKVIGFLDSNPAIHGRRMDGVPILGDMSALPDLKRQGVAGAIVAIGDNGVRRGFADEIEAMGIDLINAVHPSANLAHNVRIGRNVVIAAGALVCAHCQIGDSVILNTGCIVDHESMIGTAAHICPGARLAGRVTVEAGAFVGIGATVLQGLRIGCEAIVGGGAVVIRDVEPMTTVVGVPARSIREVPGYEEFAEVMTPAPLRGLPTTPVGAGRP